A single genomic interval of Musa acuminata AAA Group cultivar baxijiao chromosome BXJ3-4, Cavendish_Baxijiao_AAA, whole genome shotgun sequence harbors:
- the LOC135634658 gene encoding hydroquinone glucosyltransferase-like: MERGSRAPPHVAVMPSPGMGHLIPLSELAKLLVLRHGFTATFIVFSDFSDNAQTAFLDSLPSGFSYVVLPPLPLDDVPPDAHVETRLSIMVERSVPHVRDVLRSLRRTTRLAAYVIDLFCVETLPVAKELGVPHYLLFTTSFMVLSLLLHLPALDQATSCEYRDLPEPVVLPGCVPLRGEDLVHPMQDRTDDAYRCMLNIARRIREVDGILVNSFVDLEPAAYAALKEAEPEVGRPKVHAIGPVIHRGSHGGAKGKECLRWLDEQPPGSVLFVSFGSRGTLSTEQIQELAWGLEASGRQFLWVVRCPSDRVASGAFFHLQGPDDPLRYLPEGFLERTRGAGLLVPLWAPQVEVLAHAATGGFLTHCGWNSLLESFVHGVPMIAWPLYAEQRTNAVMIADGLGVALRPKTAADGSGLVRREEVAEVARELMEREAGRKAREKAGELKQAAAQAVAGRDGSSCKALAEVAQYWKDNAATGDV, encoded by the coding sequence ATGGAGAGAGGCAGCAGAGCTCCGCCTCACGTAGCCGTCATGCCCAGCCCCGGCATGGGCCACCTCATCCCCCTCTCGGAGCTCGCCAAGCTCCTTGTCCTCCGCCACGGCTTCACCGCCACCTTCATCGTCTTCTCCGACTTCTCCGACAACGCCCAGACCGCCTTCCTCGACTCCCTCCCTTCCGGCTTCTCTTACGTCGTCCTTCCCCCCCTCCCCCTCGACGACGTCCCCCCTGACGCCCATGTCGAGACGCGCCTCAGCATCATGGTGGAGCGCTCCGTTCCCCACGTCCGCGACGTCCTCCGATCCTTGCGGCGGACCACCCGCCTCGCCGCTTACGTCATCGACCTCTTCTGCGTCGAGACCCTCCCCGTGGCAAAGGAGCTCGGGGTGCCGCACTACCTTCTCTTCACCACCAGCTTCATGGTGCTGTCCCTCCTGCTGCACCTCCCTGCGCTGGACCAGGCCACGTCGTGCGAGTACAGGGACCTGCCGGAGCCGGTGGTGCTCCCGGGCTGCGTCCCTCTCCGAGGAGAGGACCTCGTGCACCCGATGCAGGACCGGACCGACGACGCCTACCGATGCATGCTGAACATCGCCAGGCGTATCAGGGAAGTGGACGGCATCCTCGTGAACAGCTTCGTCGACTTGGAGCCGGCAGCGTACGCGGCCCTCAAGGAGGCGGAGCCAGAGGTGGGGCGGCCGAAAGTCCACGCAATCGGGCCGGTGATACACCGCGGCAGCCACGGTGGCGCGAAGGGGAAGGAGTGCCTGCGGTGGCTGGACGAGCAGCCGCCGGGGTCGGTACTGTTTGTCTCCTTCGGGAGCAGGGGAACCCTCTCGACGGAGCAGATACAGGAGCTGGCGTGGGGGCTGGAGGCGAGCGGGCGGCAGTTTCTCTGGGTGGTGCGGTGCCCCAGCGACCGGGTGGCTAGCGGGGCCTTCTTCCACCTGCAGGGGCCGGACGACCCGCTGCGCTATCTGCCGGAGGGTTTCCTGGAGCGGACGCGGGGGGCGGGGCTATTGGTCCCGCTGTGGGCGCCGCAGGTGGAGGTGCTCGCCCACGCCGCAACCGGCGGCTTCCTCACCCACTGCGGCTGGAACTCGTTGCTGGAGAGCTTCGTCCACGGCGTGCCCATGATCGCGTGGCCGCTGTACGCGGAGCAGCGGACGAACGCCGTGATGATTGCGGACGGCCTGGGCGTGGCGCTGCGGCCCAAGACGGCAGCGGACGGCAGCGGGCTAGTGCGTAGGGAGGAGGTGGCGGAGGTGGCGAGGGAGCTGATGGAGAGGGAGGCGGGGAGAAAGGCGAGGGAGAAGGCGGGGGAGCTGAAGCAAGCGGCAGCGCAGGCGGTGGCAGGCAGAGACGGGTCTTCTTGCAAGGCGCTGGCGGAGGTGGCGCAGTATTGGAAGGACAACGCAGCCACGGGTGATGTGTAA
- the LOC135637232 gene encoding calcium-dependent protein kinase 15-like produces MGNHTSRRGHADDSQEAGSRRHRFRSHFRGGSSGGGGGVGRVLRRPMEDVHATYSFGRELGRGQFGVTHLITNRASGEVLACKSIATRKLTNRDDLEDVRREVQIMHHLTGHRNIVELRGAFEDRRSVNLVMELCEGGELFDRIISRGHYSERAAAALCREIVNVVHCCHSMGVMHRDLKPENFLFLNKREDSPLKATDFGLSTFFKHGDVFRDVLGSAYYIAPEVLRRNYGPEADIWSAGVIVYILLAGVPPFWAENDEGIFAAILHGHIDFSADPWPTISSGAKDLVKKMLRTNPKERLTAAEILKHPWIREDGEAPDKPLDLAVLTRMKQFRAMNKLKKVALKVIAESLSEEEIMGLKEMFKSMDTDNSGTLTVEELKAGLPKLGNLGIKISESEVKQLIEAADVDGNGSIDYLEFITATMHMNKMEKEDHLFKAFEYFDKDKSGYITIEELEQALTKYNMGDQQTIKEIIAEVDINNDGRINYEEFVAMMRNDSSEAMHKRK; encoded by the exons ATGGGGAACCACACCTCCCGCCGCGGCCACGCCGACGACAGCCAGGAGGCCGGCTCGCGGAGGCACCGGTTCCGCTCGCACTTCCGCGGAGGCAGcagcggtggcggcggtggcgtCGGCCGGGTCCTCCGTCGCCCCATGGAGGACGTTCACGCCACGTACTCCTTCGGTCGCGAGCTCGGCCGCGGCCAGTTCGGCGTCACCCACCTCATCACGAACAGGGCCAGCGGTGAGGTCCTCGCCTGCAAGTCCATCGCCACCCGCAAGCTGACGAACCGGGACGACCTCGAGGACGTCCGCCGCGAGGTGCAGATCATGCACCACCTCACCGGCCACCGCAACATCGTCGAGCTCAGGGGTGCGTTCGAGGACCGACGGTCGGTGAACCTGGTGATGGAGCTGTGCGAGGGCGGCGAGCTCTTCGACCGCATCATCTCCCGGGGGCACTACTCCGAGCGGGCAGCCGCCGCCCTGTGCCGGGAGATCGTGAACGTTGTCCACTGCTGCCACTCCATGGGGGTGATGCATCGCGATCTCAAGCCCGAGAACTTCCTCTTCTTGAACAAGAGGGAGGATTCGCCGCTCAAAGCCACCGATTTTGGCCTCTCCACCTTCTTCAAGCACG GAGATGTATTCAGGGATGTTCTTGGTAGTGCATATTATATTGCTCCTGAAGTGCTGCGACGGAATTATGGGCCAGAGGCTGACATTTGGAGTGCTGGAGTAATCGTGTACATCCTTCTTGCTGGTGTTCCTCCTTTTTGGGCAG AGAACGACGAGGGCATCTTTGCTGCCATATTACATGGACATATTGATTTCTCAGCTGATCCCTGGCCAACTATATCATCTGGTGCTAAAGATCTGGTGAAGAAGATGCTAAGAACCAATCCGAAAGAACGACTCACGGCAGCTGAAATCCTCA AACATCCATGGATAAGAGAAGATGGGGAGGCTCCTGATAAGCCACTTGATCTTGCGGTTTTGACTAGAATGAAGCAGTTTAGGGCCATGAACAAGCTAAAAAAAGTAGCCTTGAAG GTGATAGCAGAAAGCTTGTCAGAGGAAGAAATTATGGGCTTGAAAGAAATGTTCAAATCAATGGACACTGATAATAGCGGTACACTGACTGTTGAAGAACTAAAGGCTGGTCTTCCCAAATTGGGCAATCTGGGTATCAAGATTTCTGAATCTGAAGTTAAGCAGCTGATTGAGGCG GCTGATGTGGATGGAAATGGGAGCATTGACTATCTGGAATTTATAACAGCTACTATGCATATGAACAAAATGGAAAAAGAAGATCACCTGTTCAAGGCGTTCGAGTATTTTGATAAGGACAAGAGCGG ATACATCACAATTGAGGAATTGGAGCAAGCTCTCACGAAATACAACATGGGTGATCAACAAACAATCAAAGAGATAATTGCTGAAGTTGATATCAATAAT
- the LOC135637265 gene encoding G-box-binding factor 3-like isoform X1 has product MGNNEATTPSKSEKPYSPVQLQEQPAVHPYPDWAAMQAYYGPGVMPPPYFGTSVVPGHAPHPYMWAPQPFIPHFGSPYAGMYPHAVYPHSSLPPGTHGHYPGLAPSSAATKAVVMATPLSIEMPDKASGSRDKGVMTKLKRFDGLTVSVDSRSTNNAAGAYGNELSQSGYNSAAGSSNGSDGSNSAGGSKDQRKRSSEDIQSSDDRKVESNSDPAQGGERSSSSKLSSGVTVAHAKIAGNPVINVPSPCQAQMMSVKTIDTPGRPPTIALVPGCNSVPSELWTQDERSLKRERRKQSNRESARRSRLRKQAENEELAKKVEALSAENRTLISKISQVTESSETLRLENAALLEKLNARSVHAEESSPDKMETDSAPSVVVENFLSMIDKQSSSSLSEKQDDEKSDKSNGQLRQLMDTSPKTDAVAAS; this is encoded by the exons ATGGGAAATAATGAAGCTACAACACCTTCAAAGTCTGAGAAACCGTATTCACCTGTCCAG TTGCAGGAGCAGCCTGCAGTTCATCCGTACCCTGACTGGGCAGCTATGCAG GCATATTATGGTCCTGGAGTGATGCCCCCTCCTTATTTTGGTACTTCTGTGGTGCCTGGTCATGCACCTCATCCATACATGTGGGCCCCTCAG CCCTTCATTCCTCATTTTGGGTCACCGTATGCCGGAATGTATCCACATGCAGTTTATCCTCACTCCTCTTTGCCTCCT GGTACTCATGGACATTATCCAGGGCTTGCACCATCTTCTGCAGCAACCAAAGCAGTAGTG ATGGCCACCCCTTTGAGCATAGAAATGCCTGACAAAGCATCAGGGAGCCGAGATAAGGGGGTGATGACTAAGCTTAAACGATTTGATGGGCTTACTGTATCAGTGGACAGTAGAAGTACAAACAATGCAGCAGGTGCTTATGGGAATGAGCTGTCACAAAG TGGGTATAATAGTGCAGCTGGCTCAAGTAATGGAAGCGATGGAAGTAATTCAGCAGGA GGATCCAAGGATCAAAGAAAGCGCAGTTCTGAAGATATACAATCCTCAG ATGATAGAAAGGTCGAGTCAAATTCTGATCCTGCTCAGGGTGGGGAAAGAAGTTCATCCTCAAAATTGTCTTCAGGGGTTACTGTGGCACATGCAAAAATTGCAGGAAATCCAGTCATTAATGTACCTTCACCTTGTCAAGCACAGATGATGTCAGTGAAAACTATTGACACCCCTGGCCGCCCGCCAACAATTGCTTTAGTGCCTGGTTGTAATAGTGTGCCTTCTGAACTCTGGACTCAG GATGAGCGGTCACTGAAACGGGAGAGGAGGAAACAGTCCAACAGAGAATCTGCTAGAAGGTCAAGGTTGAGAAAACAG GCAGAAAATGAAGAACTTGCTAAAAAGGTTGAGGCTTTGAGTGCTGAGAACAGGACTCTCATATCTAAAATTAGTCAAGTAACTGAGAGCTCGGAGACACTGAGACTCGAGAATGCTGCTTTATTG GAGAAACTGAATGCGCGATCGGTCCATGCAGAAGAATCATCTCCTGATAAAATGGAAACTGATAGTGCCCCATCTGTTGTCGTTGAGAATTTCTTGTCAATGATAGACAAACAAAGCTCGAGCAGTCTAAGTGAAAAGCAAGATGATGAGAAAAGTGACAAGTCCAATGGGCAACTTCGCCAGCTTATGGACACCAGTCCAAAAACAGATGCAGTGGCAGCAAGCTGA
- the LOC135637265 gene encoding G-box-binding factor 3-like isoform X2 codes for MGNNEATTPSKSEKPYSPVQEQPAVHPYPDWAAMQAYYGPGVMPPPYFGTSVVPGHAPHPYMWAPQPFIPHFGSPYAGMYPHAVYPHSSLPPGTHGHYPGLAPSSAATKAVVMATPLSIEMPDKASGSRDKGVMTKLKRFDGLTVSVDSRSTNNAAGAYGNELSQSGYNSAAGSSNGSDGSNSAGGSKDQRKRSSEDIQSSDDRKVESNSDPAQGGERSSSSKLSSGVTVAHAKIAGNPVINVPSPCQAQMMSVKTIDTPGRPPTIALVPGCNSVPSELWTQDERSLKRERRKQSNRESARRSRLRKQAENEELAKKVEALSAENRTLISKISQVTESSETLRLENAALLEKLNARSVHAEESSPDKMETDSAPSVVVENFLSMIDKQSSSSLSEKQDDEKSDKSNGQLRQLMDTSPKTDAVAAS; via the exons ATGGGAAATAATGAAGCTACAACACCTTCAAAGTCTGAGAAACCGTATTCACCTGTCCAG GAGCAGCCTGCAGTTCATCCGTACCCTGACTGGGCAGCTATGCAG GCATATTATGGTCCTGGAGTGATGCCCCCTCCTTATTTTGGTACTTCTGTGGTGCCTGGTCATGCACCTCATCCATACATGTGGGCCCCTCAG CCCTTCATTCCTCATTTTGGGTCACCGTATGCCGGAATGTATCCACATGCAGTTTATCCTCACTCCTCTTTGCCTCCT GGTACTCATGGACATTATCCAGGGCTTGCACCATCTTCTGCAGCAACCAAAGCAGTAGTG ATGGCCACCCCTTTGAGCATAGAAATGCCTGACAAAGCATCAGGGAGCCGAGATAAGGGGGTGATGACTAAGCTTAAACGATTTGATGGGCTTACTGTATCAGTGGACAGTAGAAGTACAAACAATGCAGCAGGTGCTTATGGGAATGAGCTGTCACAAAG TGGGTATAATAGTGCAGCTGGCTCAAGTAATGGAAGCGATGGAAGTAATTCAGCAGGA GGATCCAAGGATCAAAGAAAGCGCAGTTCTGAAGATATACAATCCTCAG ATGATAGAAAGGTCGAGTCAAATTCTGATCCTGCTCAGGGTGGGGAAAGAAGTTCATCCTCAAAATTGTCTTCAGGGGTTACTGTGGCACATGCAAAAATTGCAGGAAATCCAGTCATTAATGTACCTTCACCTTGTCAAGCACAGATGATGTCAGTGAAAACTATTGACACCCCTGGCCGCCCGCCAACAATTGCTTTAGTGCCTGGTTGTAATAGTGTGCCTTCTGAACTCTGGACTCAG GATGAGCGGTCACTGAAACGGGAGAGGAGGAAACAGTCCAACAGAGAATCTGCTAGAAGGTCAAGGTTGAGAAAACAG GCAGAAAATGAAGAACTTGCTAAAAAGGTTGAGGCTTTGAGTGCTGAGAACAGGACTCTCATATCTAAAATTAGTCAAGTAACTGAGAGCTCGGAGACACTGAGACTCGAGAATGCTGCTTTATTG GAGAAACTGAATGCGCGATCGGTCCATGCAGAAGAATCATCTCCTGATAAAATGGAAACTGATAGTGCCCCATCTGTTGTCGTTGAGAATTTCTTGTCAATGATAGACAAACAAAGCTCGAGCAGTCTAAGTGAAAAGCAAGATGATGAGAAAAGTGACAAGTCCAATGGGCAACTTCGCCAGCTTATGGACACCAGTCCAAAAACAGATGCAGTGGCAGCAAGCTGA
- the LOC135635749 gene encoding hydroquinone glucosyltransferase-like: MERGSRAPPHVAVMPSPGMGHLIPLSELAKLFVLRHGFTATFIVFSDFSDHAQTAFLDSLPSGFSYVVLPPLPLDDVPPDAHIETRLSIMVERSVPHVRDVLRSLRRTTRLAAYVIDLFCGETLPVAKELGVPHYLLFTTSFMVLSLLLHLPALDQATSCEYRDLPEPVVLPGCVPLRGEDLLHPMQDRTDDAYRCVLNIARRIREVDGILVNSFVDLEPAAYAALKEAEPEVGRPNVHAIGPVIHRGSHGGAKGKECLRWLDEQPPGSVLFVSFGSGGTLSTEQIQELAWGLEASGRRFLWVVRCPSDRVASGAFFHLQGPDDPLRYLPEGFLGRTRGAGLVVPLWVPQVEVLAHAATGGFLTHCGWNSLLESFVHGVPMIAWPLYAEQRTNAVMMADGLGVALRPKTAADGSGPVRREEVAEVARELMEGEAGKKAREKAGELKQAAAQAVAGRDGSSCKALAEVVQYWKDNAVTSEVYTDVGVDVDAVVLCDDK; the protein is encoded by the coding sequence ATGGAGAGAGGCAGCAGAGCTCCGCCTCACGTAGCCGTCATGCCCAGCCCCGGCATGGGCCACCTCATCCCCCTCTCGGAGCTCGCCAAGCTCTTTGTCCTCCGCCACGGCTTCACCGCCACCTTCATCGTCTTCTCCGACTTCTCCGACCACGCCCAGACCGCCTTCCTCGACTCCCTCCCTTCCGGCTTCTCTTACGTCGTCCTTCCCCCCCTCCCCCTCGACGACGTCCCCCCTGATGCCCATATCGAGACGCGCCTCAGCATCATGGTGGAGCGCTCCGTTCCCCACGTCCGCGACGTCCTCCGCTCCTTGCGGCGGACCACCCGCCTCGCCGCTTACGTCATCGACCTCTTCTGCGGCGAGACCCTCCCCGTGGCAAAGGAGCTCGGGGTGCCGCACTACCTTCTCTTCACCACCAGCTTCATGGTGCTGTCCCTCCTGCTGCACCTCCCTGCGCTGGACCAGGCCACGTCGTGCGAGTACAGGGACCTGCCGGAACCGGTGGTGCTCCCGGGCTGCGTCCCACTGCGAGGGGAGGACCTCCTGCACCCGATGCAGGACCGGACCGACGACGCCTACCGATGCGTGCTGAACATCGCCAGGCGTATCAGGGAAGTGGACGGCATCCTCGTGAACAGCTTCGTCGACTTGGAGCCGGCAGCGTACGCGGCCCTCAAGGAGGCGGAGCCAGAGGTGGGGCGGCCGAACGTCCACGCAATCGGGCCGGTGATACACCGCGGCAGCCACGGTGGCGCGAAGGGGAAGGAGTGCCTGCGGTGGCTGGACGAGCAGCCGCCGGGGTCGGTGCTGTTTGTCTCGTTCGGGAGCGGGGGGACCCTCTCGACGGAGCAGATACAGGAGCTGGCGTGGGGGCTGGAGGCGAGCGGGCGGCGGTTTCTCTGGGTGGTGCGGTGCCCCAGCGACCGGGTGGCTAGCGGGGCCTTCTTCCACCTGCAGGGGCCGGACGACCCGCTGCGCTACCTGCCGGAGGGTTTCCTGGGGCGGACGCGGGGGGCGGGGCTGGTGGTCCCGCTGTGGGTGCCCCAGGTGGAGGTGCTCGCCCACGCCGCAACCGGCGGCTTCCTCACCCACTGCGGCTGGAACTCGTTGCTGGAGAGCTTCGTCCACGGCGTGCCCATGATCGCGTGGCCGCTGTACGCGGAGCAGCGGACGAACGCCGTGATGATGGCGGACGGCCTGGGCGTGGCGCTGCGGCCCAAGACAGCAGCGGACGGCAGCGGGCCGGTGCGTAGGGAGGAGGTGGCGGAGGTGGCGAGGGAGCTGATGGAGGGGGAGGCGGGGAAGAAGGCGAGGGAGAAGGCGGGGGAGCTGAAGCAAGCGGCAGCGCAGGCGGTGGCAGGCAGAGACGGGTCTTCTTGCAAGGCGCTGGCGGAGGTGGTGCAGTATTGGAAGGACAACGCAGTGACGAGTGAGGTGTATACTGATGTTGGCGTCGATGTAGATGCTGTTGTACTATGTGATGATAAATAA
- the LOC103977546 gene encoding ethylene-responsive transcription factor ERF061-like gives MDGTLENIQLTSFPDEISAALSEILLSGTNALDSIFSHLPPPLPAARYPVAAPLGSAVYLRQTELLRRLSTRRYGRAASSPYHNSAAAENGKKKLYRGVRQRQWGKWVAEIRLPQNRMRIWLGTYASPESAAYAYDRAAYKLRGEYARLNFPALRDAGDCPERLRSLRSAVDSKIQAICQRLGRRRAAKRSAKAAGDKATSAKAAAKAVKDAEAGASQTSSLTSSSAFEMDGVCSLARMPSYDPELIWEVLTN, from the coding sequence ATGGACGGAACGCTGGAAAACATACAGCTGACGTCATTTCCCGACGAGATCAGCGCCGCCTTATCGGAGATCCTCCTCTCTGGCACGAACGCGCTCGACTCCATCTTCTCCCACCTCCCGCCGCCGCTCCCTGCTGCCCGGTACCCGGTCGCCGCGCCCCTTGGCTCCGCCGTCTACCTCCGCCAGACGGAGCTGCTGCGGCGGCTCAGCACCCGGCGTTACGGCAGGGCTGCCTCGTCGCCGTACCACAACTCGGCCGCGGCGGAGAACGGGAAGAAGAAGCTCTACCGGGGGGTGCGGCAGCGGCAGTGGGGTAAGTGGGTGGCGGAGATCCGGCTGCCCCAGAACCGGATGCGGATCTGGCTCGGCACCTACGCCTCCCCGGAGTCGGCGGCGTACGCGTACGACCGGGCGGCGTACAAGCTCCGCGGCGAGTACGCGCGCCTCAACTTCCCGGCCCTGCGGGACGCCGGGGACTGCCCCGAGCGGCTCAGGTCACTGCGGTCCGCCGTCGACTCCAAAATCCAGGCCATCTGCCAGCGCCTCGGGCGGCGCCGGGCGGCGAAGCGATCGGCGAAGGCGGCCGGCGATAAGGCGACGTCAGCCAAGGCGGCTGCGAAGGCCGTGAAGGACGCCGAGGCGGGCGCGTCGCAAACGTCATCGTTAACGTCGTCGTCGGCTTTCGAAATGGACGGTGTGTGTTCGCTGGCTCGGATGCCATCCTACGATCCAGAATTAATTTGGGAAGTGCTCACTAATTAA
- the LOC135637265 gene encoding transcriptional activator TAF-1-like isoform X3: MYPHAVYPHSSLPPGTHGHYPGLAPSSAATKAVVMATPLSIEMPDKASGSRDKGVMTKLKRFDGLTVSVDSRSTNNAAGAYGNELSQSGYNSAAGSSNGSDGSNSAGGSKDQRKRSSEDIQSSDDRKVESNSDPAQGGERSSSSKLSSGVTVAHAKIAGNPVINVPSPCQAQMMSVKTIDTPGRPPTIALVPGCNSVPSELWTQDERSLKRERRKQSNRESARRSRLRKQAENEELAKKVEALSAENRTLISKISQVTESSETLRLENAALLEKLNARSVHAEESSPDKMETDSAPSVVVENFLSMIDKQSSSSLSEKQDDEKSDKSNGQLRQLMDTSPKTDAVAAS; the protein is encoded by the exons ATGTATCCACATGCAGTTTATCCTCACTCCTCTTTGCCTCCT GGTACTCATGGACATTATCCAGGGCTTGCACCATCTTCTGCAGCAACCAAAGCAGTAGTG ATGGCCACCCCTTTGAGCATAGAAATGCCTGACAAAGCATCAGGGAGCCGAGATAAGGGGGTGATGACTAAGCTTAAACGATTTGATGGGCTTACTGTATCAGTGGACAGTAGAAGTACAAACAATGCAGCAGGTGCTTATGGGAATGAGCTGTCACAAAG TGGGTATAATAGTGCAGCTGGCTCAAGTAATGGAAGCGATGGAAGTAATTCAGCAGGA GGATCCAAGGATCAAAGAAAGCGCAGTTCTGAAGATATACAATCCTCAG ATGATAGAAAGGTCGAGTCAAATTCTGATCCTGCTCAGGGTGGGGAAAGAAGTTCATCCTCAAAATTGTCTTCAGGGGTTACTGTGGCACATGCAAAAATTGCAGGAAATCCAGTCATTAATGTACCTTCACCTTGTCAAGCACAGATGATGTCAGTGAAAACTATTGACACCCCTGGCCGCCCGCCAACAATTGCTTTAGTGCCTGGTTGTAATAGTGTGCCTTCTGAACTCTGGACTCAG GATGAGCGGTCACTGAAACGGGAGAGGAGGAAACAGTCCAACAGAGAATCTGCTAGAAGGTCAAGGTTGAGAAAACAG GCAGAAAATGAAGAACTTGCTAAAAAGGTTGAGGCTTTGAGTGCTGAGAACAGGACTCTCATATCTAAAATTAGTCAAGTAACTGAGAGCTCGGAGACACTGAGACTCGAGAATGCTGCTTTATTG GAGAAACTGAATGCGCGATCGGTCCATGCAGAAGAATCATCTCCTGATAAAATGGAAACTGATAGTGCCCCATCTGTTGTCGTTGAGAATTTCTTGTCAATGATAGACAAACAAAGCTCGAGCAGTCTAAGTGAAAAGCAAGATGATGAGAAAAGTGACAAGTCCAATGGGCAACTTCGCCAGCTTATGGACACCAGTCCAAAAACAGATGCAGTGGCAGCAAGCTGA